In Calypte anna isolate BGI_N300 chromosome Z, bCalAnn1_v1.p, whole genome shotgun sequence, the following are encoded in one genomic region:
- the RFK gene encoding riboflavin kinase, which yields MRHLPYFCRGEVVKGFGRGSKELGIPTANFSEQVVESFPSDIPTGIYYGWACVGNGDVHKMVLSIGWNPFFKNIKKSVETHIIHTFKEDFYGEILSIVITGYIRPEKNFDSLEALISAIQEDIEEAKRQLDLPEHLKLKGDNFFHLPEGKMNNH from the exons ATGAGGCACCTGCCGTACTTCTGTCGCGGGGAGGTGGTGAAGGGCTTCGGCAGGGGCTCCAAGGAGCTGGGCATCCCCACCG CTAACTTTTCTGAGCAAGTAGTCGAAAGCTTTCCATCCGATATCCCTACTGGTATATACTATGGATGGGCCTGTGTTGGAAATGGCGATGTGCATAAAATGGTTTTGAGCATAGGATGGAATCCTTTCTTTAAGAATATTAAGAAATCAGTG gAAACGCACATTATCCACACCTTCAAAGAAGACTTCTATGGAGAAATTCTTAGTATAGTCATAACTGGATATATTCGaccagaaaaaaactttgatTCCTTAG AGGCCCTCATCTCAGCAATTCAGGAAGACATTGAAGAAGCGAAGAGACAGCTAGATTTGCCAGAACACCTTAAACTCAAAGGAGATAACTTCTTTCATCTGCCAGAAGGCAAAATGAACAACCACTGA